A segment of the Populus alba chromosome 9, ASM523922v2, whole genome shotgun sequence genome:
AACCTCTAAATTGCTTTCCATAGTTAATGTAATgggttttgaagaatttttccTAATTTAGGCTCGTAGCTCATGAACTACTATAAAATAATTCGTATATTGGGATAAAAGGTCCTACGATGTTTATGTTATCaaacaatataagaaaaataatgtatataaaaaaacaccaagTGTATATTGCAATTGTCATGTGTGGTATTGTATCAAAACCATGTGTGTTGTTACCTAATAACATAAGGTATCCATACACCTTAGGTCATATGGAATTGCTTAGTGAAGAGTAGAGCTGTATATATATCATACGAGGTAATAATATAGAATAGTTATCTTTATTGTTTAGCTAAcctgtaaaataaataattgggtAAGTGCTGCGTAAAATGGCAAGTAGTATAAGCATGTACACAACAacatttttcctttcttttcccttttcttatTCTCATTTTTGCTAGGTTAGTTGGGTTTTGTATAGGCCTAACTGGGTcatttttctctgttttccctttatttattttctcttctatcCTTTTGGGCTTGGTTAGGCTTGAATAAAGAATGAATTGAAGAGTTATTGAAGaatcaaggaaaagaaaaaagaaaaaagaaaaaagaaaaaagaagaagacttgGCATGTGTATTACACGTGCCATTAGTGAACCAATTCACCACATAGAGATGGCGTATGTGGAGTTTTTCAAGCTTCAATGATGGCCTTTTTTAGTGTCTTTAGATTCATATCAATAAGAGATTTATTTAGAGGTGGCATATGTATGATTTGAAGCTTTAATGGTGCTTTAACATCCTATTttggtatcttttttttttttttttttaatcttttcacaTCTGTTTTTACACCATTATTTCTTCTCCCTTCCCTAGATGCCAACCAACCTTCTTTCTTCTCTTATATCTTTCCTTATAGGTTAAGTTGGGCCAAGATAGTGGGCTCCAttgggttttattttataagattgCTTGggctaattttattttccttctcccttttcttcctttatttctttcttcaagCTCGGTTAGGTTAGAGCTTCATTTTCCTCCCTTCtcttcctctccctctcctTTTCCCCCCTTCAAGCTTCGTTTGGCCAGTATGGCCCCGATTAGGCTTACCcttctctttcatttctttctttttgtcaatGTAATTTAAGAAAGTTTATTCCATCCATTGAACATTAATATAGTCCAACAAACAACTCAATgatcatatattttatcttattgttattgttattgttatttatttctttgctaatttattatatatactaACCCCCAGGCATTTCATTATAACaatgaacagtgaaatgcaaagGCATTGTACactttaatcttaaaaaataaaaaagaaattaaaagaactaattttttttagttttcaactttttttttttcaatttcattctccacGTGCTACAAGTGAACGAATTCACCATATAGAGCTGAACATATGGAGTTTTTCAGGCTTTAATGATGGCCTTTATTTAGTGTCTTTAGATTCATcttaatgaaatatttatttagaagTGACATGTGTACGATTTGAAGCTTCAATGACCCAttttgctatcttttttttttttttttatcccttttctcACAGCAGCTCTTACACCATTATTTCTTCTCCCTTCCCTGTGTGCCAACcaaccttttttcttctcttatctCTTTTCTTCTAGGTTAAGTTGGGCCAAGATAGTTAGCTTGGttgggttttattttatgaGCTTGGTTAgccaattttattttccttctccctttcttttcctttatttctccttctccttctcttctatttctttcttcgAGCTCGGTTGGACCAGAACTTCATTTTCCTCCcttctcttcatcttcttcttcctttttttttttttcccccttcaaGCTCTGTTGGGCCAGCATGACCTCGATTAGGCttgctcttctttttcctttctacCTTTTTGTCAATATAATTTAAGAAAGTTTATTATATCcattgaaaattaatatagtCCTACAAATAGCTCAAACACCATACCTTATTATTATTCCTTTCTtcactaatttattattatatactaAACCCCTTGGCATTTCATTGTAGTAGTGGACAAAAATGTCAAGGCATTGTACactttaatcttaaaaaataaaaaaaattgtgagaactattttttttttgttttcaacttatttttttttaatttcattctccaaCATTAGGTTTAATATGtattaaacttaataatttattttaatttgctttatatggaGTTATCCTAATCTCTTTActcgggtttgacaggttaatccGAATTAACTcatgtcattgtttttttatttgattttattttcaatttaattcttcaacattggattgattgatgattgacttcatatttttttatttgttttctatgaggttattataATCTTATAACTAGGGTCGTAGGCTAAGCTGagtgacttgagttttttttcctccttttttttagttgttttttttctcaatctcatcatttaatattagattgattgaaaattaagtttcataaattattttagtatgcGTTTTATAAGGTTTTCCTGATCTCATGACTTAAGTCAtgagtttgtttttgttgacttgagtggttttttttatttgtttttttaatatcatccttTAAAATTGGGTTGATtgttaattaaactttataatttgtttcgaagtgctttttatggagttattatAGTCTCATAACCCAAGTTTGGAaggttaacttgggttgatttgacttaattttttagttgaatttaatttttaatttcatattttaacaaTAGGTTTGATTGagtatttagttttataattttctataatttactttatatatgGTTATTATGGTCTCATGACCTGGGTAAAATAGTTGATAAATTAACCTGAATTGATCCTagtcaatctaatatgttgtcatttcaatacttaaaaaaagatgttgtaatgttttttttgagttaaattatatttttctccatTATCCAGAGTATCTTTGGATCTGCCATATCGACTAGATTTCATGAAGTCAATTCtatataattttggttttttttaattaaaaaacatattagcaacactaaatattttttatattcaggAAAAGATTAATCAAACCCAACTCGAACAATTATATAGTTTTCCTACTATAAGACTTCTATTCATTTGTTGCCTATGCATTACTATATTTAACCAAGgcaattaattaactttttttattttattcattacaAGATATATTTTAATCTCTAACAAACCCGATTGTTTCTCACTTACGCCATTGGGGCCCATATCGAATTGGCCTGGCTCTGGCCGTGCCTGATTCAGTGAGTGTCTGAAACGACAGAATCCCCGTGATTGTCTCGCAAGCCTGAAAATGACTCCACCCACTAAGAAACGGCATCGTTcactgttaaaaaattaaaacaacggTTTAAAATTTTCCAACGTCATTCTTACCCCCTACAAATTCATCGGCATTCTAATTCTATCTATATGGTTTAAGCTTTTCAAACATCACCTTTCTAGTTTTCATGAAGTTCCAATATCCAACGTTAAATATTAATACAGTGTGTGGAAATATGgtgtaaatcatatttttttaaaaaatatttttttatatatattttggatcgttttgatatactgattttaaaaaataaaaaaatattattttaatacatttcgatacaaaaagtattttgaaaaacaattgtaaccatattttaatttaaaccaCACTATAAAGTATATGTTACTTTATATActtggttattattttatttttaattttccagggttttaagtattttttagtaCTATAACATTaatgaattgaaagaaaaaaaagagagaaaaaaaattaaatgtgattttttagttatttatttatagtaaaaAGAGTAAAATACAGTGAAGTTTGATTTTCAAGGTTTAAATTTTGAGAAcaatactttgaaaaatttatttattttattaaaatacatcaGGTTGATTTATAGAGATTATACCTTTAAAATCACTCGGACGCACAAGACAATCCGAAATACTAAGAAATTGGGAAGTTCCAAATATAAGACCTGAAGTGAAACATCAATGAATCTGTAGGGGTAAAAGTAAACTTTACCCAGTAAAAATGAAGTTTACTCAATAATAATCCGCCCCGGCGTAATTTAGCCTGCAGTGGTCCTCGCTCCTCACTCCTCACTGTCTTTCTCATTCCATGCCTTCTTTTTGTACCCattgaaaatttgaattaaaaataacaaaatctagagagagagaattcttgttttgttttgtagtccttttgaatcaaaattattaGGGAGAATTTCATTTTTCCTTTGCGAATCCAAATTCTCAGTCAGCGAGCGAGCGAGTTTTGACTTGCGGGCTGGGATTGATAAGATCTAACGGTCAAAAAGGTATCTTCTTATGATCGTATGGTGAATTCTGCATTTGCTGCTTCGTGATCTGTGGGGGATCTGCATTTGTTTCATGGATTTTAGCTGCTTTTGAGCTTTAATTGGGTCGATTTGGTTCAAATTCACAAAGAAAGCTCGTTTCTTCATAACTGGAATTATCtagggtttctttttcttttttgtgtggcAATTTTACCTGTTTTCTTATTCACAGTcttgacaatttatttttattttttgatagcaaataagaagaatttaaatttattaatttttttttacttatcttGTGCGTGTGACAGAAAGTGGCACCATATGGGTGTCTCAGGGAAATGGTTTAAAGCTTTGGTTGGTCTAAAGAAGTCTGAAAAGCCACAGTCTTTGGACAAAGAGGAAAAtgtgagtttatttatttatttatttttattattatgctgTTTTTCTGTctcaagttttgattttgatggcTTCTATATGCTGTTGTTCTTCGATCATAGCAGGGGGCGACTGCTAGCAAGTCTCGACATAGGAGAAAGCATTCGGTTGAGTTTGATGCTGATAAAATTCAAGAGGAgtttcataatcataatcataatcataatcataatcataatgaTGGCGATGCCAACATTCGTTCCATCCCAGATACTTCTGAATCTCCTTTTGATTCGCTTCAAGTTCAGGATATAGCTCATAATCAACAAGTTATGCAAGAAGAATTGGCAGCCACTCGCATTCAGACAGCTTTCCGCGGGTTTCTGGTATGACTTGTTTATGTCATTTCAGTATCACACGAAGTAGGATTTTAAATGTTTGTGCAGTATGGTTGCGTCTGTTTTATCTTTGTACTATGAAATGCTGTTTTAAATTCCTTATTGTTAAAATTgttggggaaaaaaataagaatgaaaGTTCAATTGACCATGCATGGTGAAGAAGGAAGCCTGACGTCTCTATTATGTGATTGATGCACTCTATTTAGCCAACACATGATAATCCTCCATGCTTAAAATGAAAATAGTGGTATAAGCAAGCTATATAACCAGTATTGTCTGATTCAATCAAGAATGCATTCATACTGAGTATAAGGAGTGTGGTTATGCCATTGATATTGGGTAGGggatgtattttaattttttgtctaTCATTTTGTTATGTGAGATAGGAAATCTGTCCATAACTTGGGTTCTCCCTTTGAGTACCAATTTTAAGGATACAAGGGCATGGAAATATTGTTGAGAAAACTAAAAGGAGGTTCACAGTTTACCTCCTAGTGGAGACCATCTTCCTAAGGATGAGAGGACCACTTTATTAGATTATCTTTTCCAGTCTCCCTCTTTCTTTGATATCTTTAGCCTCCATCCCCCTTCAATTGCAACTAGGCCTGAAAAGTTTCAAAGGAGGTGCTTATGGCCTCCATCCCCATCAATTGCAACTAGGCCTGAAAAGTTTCAAAGGAGGTGCTTATGGGAAACAtagacaaaattttaaatatcatcCTGGGAAATATCCTCCACATTTAGGGAGTTGGGGCTTTGGAATTCTCACATGTTCCAATGAAGCTCTCTCAGGTTAGTAGCTCTGGGAATCATACAGGAGAACTTTGTTTTGGTATTGATAATAGTGGTGAAGTATGGGGTGGGTTTCTAAGTGAGAAAGGGGGATGCTTAATAAACCTTCAGAAATGTGTCAGGTGGGTTTGGTTTGGCACGGTACCGTTGTTGTTTCTGAAGTGGGTAGAGAggattccattttctttttggcATGGGACTTGATGTGGAAACTCATCTCTTAATACCCAATTTAGTGAAAATTTTTAGTTGGCTAGGGGTGAAGATGGGACGATGAGTTTCCAATTTCAGCCAATGGGTTGGGTTGGGGTGTATTCTTCATATTTTCTGCCCACTTGTTCAAAGATGGTAATTTGGTTGAAAATCTTTCTATAGATCTCTGTGGGAAGATCACCATAATGAAGGGAAGAGTAATTTCCCATAGAGAGCTATTTTAAGGACCAAAGTAATCCAGTTTACCTTCTTGGAGCTATTTGTGAAAATGACATTGCAGCTGCATATTGTGTGCCTTCATTTATTCTGATTCaccaaccttttattttttaattttctaaattatttcaACTGCATTCAAGTTTCGACTAACAATTCTGATAACAATTTGAATGGTTTTGGAAACACAAGGCAAGAAGAGCTCTGCGAGCTTTGAAAGGATTAGTGAGACTGCAAGCTCTTGTTCGGGGCCATGCTGTGAGGAAACAAGCTGCAATAACTCTTCGCTGCATGCAAGCTTTGGTGAGAGTTCAGGCTCGAGTCCGTGCAAGGCGTGTTCGCTTAGCATTGGAAAGTCAAACAGCTCAACAGAAACTTCAGCAACAACTAGCTAATGAGGCCCGGGTTCGAGAAATAGAGGTaagaaaaaatgagtttttctgATCAGATATAGAAATATGTTTCCACTATTGTGCAATGCACTTAGCCTATATATGCGCATGCCTGGTAAATCTTATTCTTATGGAAAAACTTGACCTTAGCTGTTCTCTGTGTTAACTGTGCAAGTTTCTTCTTTTGTTGCTCTTTTTTTCCCTGATGTCAATGTTCTTACATTAGTTGGTCTATTATTAACGCATCAGATTATATATTTTGCTTCTTAGTCTATATATGAAAATCTTTTTCGTGACATAAATGGCAAAAAGCTGGGATTGGAGCACATGCAGCCACATTTGATAGATTTAGACAACCAGACTGatctattgtttattttttttcaccacAGACCTTTGAGCCTTGCAATTTGTTTAACTTGAATGATGACACATAGTCCTTTGTGACCTATCAGAATTTTGTTCTAATGTCTTTTCAATAAAGATTTGCTAGGTAAATGGCATTGGAGCTCTAGCTGAAATATTACAGTTTGTGTCACTTTGGCCTTAGCCTTTGAAGAGTGATTATTTTATCATGAGATGAATCATCTCAAATAGGGTGAaacttattaataaatttaaatatctcAACTTcctttctccttctcttttctcttttatgatttttccaAATTGTATGTAATTCGTGGGAATCAAAGGATTGCTTTGCTTCTGCACCATGACTATTTATTTGCTCCTGGCTTAGGTTTTGTCATTTTTCTGGTTTTTGGAGTTTGATGCTGTAGTTCTATGGGGAAAAACGGTTATTATGCTTTTCTTGCCCTGTGCAGCTACAACATTACATCTTTGTGTGAAATGTTAGTCATCCACTATGGCAGACAAAAAGATGTGGTATAATGAGTTGGagagttttagtatttttaatttttaatgataaatgttcatTGTTTCCTCTAAACTTCTATTTCTGTCAGCTTCTATAAGGATTAAGCATCTTCTTGTCCCAACTCTTAATATCCTGTTGATGTTTTCTCGGTTAGACAACTATGACTAGCATTGGTTGAAATGCAGAActgaatatttttaactataataatatataaatttgatttgtatACGTCAAAAAACAGGACATGCAAAATGGTCTTCAGTGGTGGCCAAATATCCAATATTTGGTTAGAATTTCCAATTGTGTTTGcctaataattgttttttctaccTAATCTTTCTGCCTGTTATGTGAAAAAAGTTAAATAGGATTTCATTGGTGTCTGTTCTGTAGTAACAGAATGGGTTATGTGAGATATACAAGTGCAGGATAATAAAgtcatatggaaaaaaaaaaaagttataaactacaaatgttttattttaccaTTACAAGACAGTGTTTAAAAGATACCTCATTGATTAATTGCTCATGTTTGTTTTCTCTAGcagctttaatttttgttaggcTTGCCAAGTGCCTCATATCAATTTCACTTTTACACAGGAAGGATGGTGTGATAGTGTGGGATCTGTTGAACAAATTCAAGCCAAGTTGCTGAAGCGGCAGGAGGCTGCAGCTAAGCGTGAGAGAGCTATTGCATATGCTCTGGCCCATCAGGTGAAAATGTGATAGCTCCATTGCTTTACTTCTTtgcattttttatgaatttgattttaatttgcatttatATAAGCCTACGTTCTGGAAACTGGATTGcagatggaaaaaaatgtgCCTTTGAGTGATCATTGATGTCAGCTAGGGTTTTTGAGCTAGAGTATGATGTAAAATCTCTGATTAAAACCTGTTTTTGAGGACAATGGGATAGTATTAGCTCAATGGCATTGTATTCACTACTAGAACAAAAAAAGTGAATACCTGGtattttgtttttgccttttcCCTCTGCATGGATATTGTAACCTCCATTTCAGCAAAAGCTTTGTGAGTTTAACTTGTACACTTCCAAATATTTCTTCATTGATTACTGGTACACTTCTTGCTGTGTGTGTGATTGATGGTTTACATGTATCCAATTTCTTTCAGTGATTAGTTCTGTGAGGTAAAATTCTACTATGACCTAGGTAGAATGCGAGGCTTCTGAGCCAACACATGACATTGTGGAAAATTAATTGCAACCAGTATTTCTTACTGCTGCTGACTAATACATAAGATCTGCTGTTTGCACAGTGGCAGGCTGGGTCAAGACAACAGGCTGTTCCCTCTGGTTTTGAACCAGATAAAAGCAGTTGGGGCTGGAATTGGTTGGAGAGATGGATGGCTGTTCGCCCATGGGAGAACCGCTTTCTTGACATAAATCTTAGAGATGGAGTGATGATTCGTGAGGATGAAACAGCTGCTGAGGTCAAGAATGGCAGCAAATCCCAGTTAAAAACAACTGCCAAGAAAGCTATTGCCTCAGATCTTCAGCCAACCATTTCAAGCCAGAAAAAAGGTCCATCCCATTCTGATGGTGGCAGTTCGTCACCTAGTAAGTCAGCAGGCATGTTAGAAGCACCCAACACACTTTTTTCTAAACCAAAGCCAAAGCCAGTTCTTGAAGACCTGATTGAAGAAGCCAATTCAAAACCTGCTATGGCTACAAGATCTCACAGCAACCCAAAGGAGAGAACCACCCAACTAGATAAACAGGCAAAGAAGAGATTGTCTCTGCCTAACAGTGGTCagttttttctctcatttttctcCTTCATGCCCACACATTTGCACGAAAGCACATGTAGGTTCAAAAGTATGCAAGGATTGCCACACTGCATGTCACAGAAATGATCACTTGACTATGAATTCTGAATCAGCTGTTGTACATCAAAAAGGGCCATGGTGCACTTTCTTTTTGAAATGCCCATTAAATTACCTTTTTCCCCTCTCAATAGTCAATAAACATTAAACCAGGCAATAGATACCCGTAGGAGCTCGTTATTTTCAGATCAATCAATGTTTTTGACCAAACATGCATAATATAGGTGGCTGTTCTCACATGTATTGAGGTAGATAATCATATCTTCTTCAGCTTCTTATGAGTTATGGCCAAAACCACCTAGGGTACACTCAATGATGGATGCTTACTCTCTGAGCATGACTGTGATGCTGGTCCAGTCCTGCAGGGTTTATAGGGTGTTTATGATAAGCACCATCAGTTTTATTCTCATCATTTATGACTTAATTTAGTTGAAGCAGGGGGAGGTGCTGGCACTCAGGCAGCTAGGAATAGCAGAAATGCTGCTAGAGGGACATCTAGCTCTCAGAAGCCCATCAGAGATAGATCCAAGTTAAACGGGAAAGGAGATTCAAACACCACAAAGTCTGTTGCACAGGCTGTTTGATCTGTAGAGATGAGAATACCATGGAAGATTTGACTCATTGAGGATATTCTCCTTTCCTGCTGCGGTGTCACCTTGTATGTATAGGTCCACGTTGCAGAAGATGCAAGCAAATTGCCTGCCATGTTATCCCGGTTGGTTTTGACATTGCGAAGTCGAGGAGGTTGGCTTGGCTTGGCTTGGCTTGGCTTGACAGGGTAATAAGATAAGCAGGTTTGTTTGATGACTGTTGTAATcatgtttgtttgttgttttttaatttatgtcgATGTGCAGTATTTATTCTTGAAATATATGATTTCCAGAGCAGTTGCCCCTTGTCGTAGATGTAGGATTGTTTCCCAGGTCTCCAATGTTTGAAGAGCAACGCTTTAGTTATGCAAGCAGAGAGTAAAAAAGGAATCGTGTGAAGTGTTCCATGAATTGGACAATAGCACAAGTAATTATGAATTCTTTCTCTTAATGAAAATTTCCTTCCGTTTTCCTGTCAAAATATTTTCCATATatgtattatattattattactattagtaTACAAACCACTAAAAGTCTAAAAGAATTGAATATTATGAGCAGTGCAGCTCACTGTTTACACCCACTCAGCTTCATTgtggatttcattttttttttatttaaaaaaaaacatttggtcatccaattttatttctttgcaatttcattatttcaagttatattagcatggttttatgttttaatattccTTTTGGTTTTGcgagcttatatatatatatatatgtgaagtGTTGATGAATATttgaatgataaattaaaaatatatgttgcaaaatagaattttaagttatagttaaaaaaaataataattcatgaacaaagattaaatttaataaaaatatattgtactttttcatttccaaaaaaaaaaataaaataatttgattctttttcattaatgaaGGCCTTAGGccctttgtttttatataatcagTCAAGCATATCGAATTCTTATACTTTGGCATCTGTTTATAACTTTATAGCTTCGTCCTTTGATTATTTCTGttgcaatttaattatttttctttccaaaaaatACCTTCTTCAAATTGAGAAAATGACCTCTACtcgtaccaaaaaaaaaaaaaattgcttaccACAGTATCCATTTCACATTGAGCACGGATCTGCAAGGAGTCAGATACACAATAAAAATTGAACCAAAACTTATCCCTCCTCTCTCACTTGTAGATTACAGGCAATAATACGatataaagtaaaagaaaaacatcaagcTGGCAGAACATATGAATTTGCAGTATTATAATTCATAACCCCTTCGCATTGGGACCTTCCTATAAAATCTTCGATCCACAAAAAGCAAATCGTCGAAAGAGATCAAATGTGAAACATTTTGCAATCATGAACTCTTTCTAGAGAGATTCTTGAGTCCACTTCCCACACATTTGAGTATAACCGTCCCTGTTGATGGATCAGGCTTGATGACGAATTTAACACCCAAAAAATCCCTGATGAGCCTTAGTGTTTCTATTCCATGGGTTACTAGCTTTCCTACACGAATCTTTGAAACATCTTGGGGGCATAATGCACAAAGAAGAAACAACAAACCCTGCAACCAAATGACAACAGCAATGAAAATCAGGTGGCATATATGAGGTATAAAATAACATTGCAAGACCCATAAAGATTTCACTCTTCTTTTCCTCGAGGGTGCCATATTATTCTCCCAAGTAAAGATTCGAAATAAATCGCTAACGTGGTCTTTTAAATACTCATCTATAATTCAATATCATTACCGCCACCCAAGATAATCAGAAGCGGATAATTAGTCATTAACAGCTTTCATTTAACTTCATTTAGTGATGCTTTTTGGAAAGTACTATTAATGCagtattggaaaaaaaaaaaacagaaaaccaaATCAATGAATTTCACCAAGTTcacaagagaaaaagaagaaaaaaagagagcagaTAACACAAACCTGGTGTGTTGTATCTACAACTCCACCTTGCTCAATTTCATTAAGGAGAACAGAAGCAATTTGCTCACCAACATCTTCTGCAGGCACCAGCTCTTGTTTCTCACCTTCCATTCCACCATCATCCGCTCGTGAATAAGAAACCGCAGTATCAGCAGTGATGAAACAACCAGATGTAGTTTCCGCAACCAAGGATATTCCATAACCAGGTGAACTGCCCATTAAATCAATATCCGTGTGAGCTATACTCTCTGTAGCATGCTGacagtaaaaataaaacataaaaaaattccaagcaGCGATTCACATTTCTCTCTACTGTGCTCGAAAAATCTAGACAAACAAACATGTAACATTTTCTCTAAACAGATATAATACTTTCCAACTGGCAGACCagctttataaataaataaagcttaaaaaaataaaaacaaaaaagtttgagCAGCAATTCACATTTCTCTCTAcaatatttccaaacaaacaaCGAGATgacaattttttataaacagaTAACATACTTTCCAGCTTGTTGACCAGCTTTATGATCAGTGAATATGTGGACATCAGGAAGTAAACGATTAAAGATTCCTCGAGCAGCATGTATCATGGTATTCTCAAACTGAGAAGAGACTCTGGTTGAGAAAGTCACCCCTCTAATCCTCTTAACCATTCCCTCATCAATCCAAGTGACTGCCTGCAGAGTGTAACAAATAAGAAcatggaaaaagaaataaaacatacAAATGAACTACCACAGGATTCAAAATCTCACTGTTAAACTTTGAATAATGGGAACTGATAAGAGAACTTCTCCGCCACCATGAGGTGGAACACCACGACTTTCTATTTTCAGTTCCAATCCTTCTGAAGGAACTCCGAATTGCTTCAATAATGGTAAGGTAGCAGAACGGAAAGTGTCAACACATGGGTCCTTAGAATCATTTGTAATTCCTGAAAACAGCATGTTATTCCATTAAATCttcttaagaaaagaaaagcaatacCCTTTACAGTTGTGTTTCACTATGCAAAAATCATAAACCAAGGCATTGCCTATCAAATTGCTATGTAAAGTTTATGGGTGGATACTTTTAAGGTAAGTCAGAGCTGATACTGTCAAGTTAACGTTTGAATCCtactctttgtttctttttttacaacATAGCAGTGTCAGAGACCCTAGGTATTTTCTCAACATTAGGCTGTGGACTAGGTGTGATCTATATAAGCACAAAGGGGAAAATGGATAGCCTTTCCAGTGATA
Coding sequences within it:
- the LOC118034793 gene encoding probable RNA 3'-terminal phosphate cyclase-like protein isoform X1, with amino-acid sequence MGKVSYKKLRGSQNLRQRLLLATLSATPVQVEDIRANDMMPGLRPHEVSLLRLLEKISDDCVVKINETGTKFQYKPGIVMGGRYLLHDCGVSRAIGYFLEPLVVLGLFSKKPLSIRLKGITNDSKDPCVDTFRSATLPLLKQFGVPSEGLELKIESRGVPPHGGGEVLLSVPIIQSLTAVTWIDEGMVKRIRGVTFSTRVSSQFENTMIHAARGIFNRLLPDVHIFTDHKAGQQAGNSPGYGISLVAETTSGCFITADTAVSYSRADDGGMEGEKQELVPAEDVGEQIASVLLNEIEQGGVVDTTHQGLLFLLCALCPQDVSKIRVGKLVTHGIETLRLIRDFLGVKFVIKPDPSTGTVILKCVGSGLKNLSRKSS
- the LOC118034793 gene encoding probable RNA 3'-terminal phosphate cyclase-like protein isoform X2 — protein: MGKVSYKKLRGSQNLRQRLLLATLSATPVQVEDIRANDMMPGLRPHEVSLLRLLEKISDDCVVKINETGTKFQYKPGIVMGGRYLLHDCGVSRAIGYFLEPLVVLGLFSKKPLSIRLKGITNDSKDPCVDTFRSATLPLLKQFGVPSEGLELKIESRGVPPHGGGEVLLSVPIIQSLTAVTWIDEGMVKRIRGVTFSTRVSSQFENTMIHAARGIFNRLLPDVHIFTDHKAGQQAGNSPGYGISLVAETTSGCFITADTAVSYSRADDGGMEGEKQELVPAEDVGFVVSSLCIMPPRCFKDSCRKASNPWNRNTKAHQGFFGC